The Nocardioides humi genome includes a region encoding these proteins:
- the fahA gene encoding fumarylacetoacetase has product MTDQQTWVPGAAGSLYDVDNLPYAVVTTGEAPARLGVRIGDLVLDLGAAARDLRPEWAGLLDVAALNPLLAAGPATWAEVRSWVGDLLTDPAHRDRVTLLPLADVACRLPFEVADYVDYYASEHHATNVGRIFRPDGEALLPNWKHLPVGYHGRAGSIVVSGTAIHRPAGQRKAPDDAAPAYGPSRRLDIEAELGFVVGRGVPLGTRVATAEFADTVFGVAGVNDWSARDIQAWEYVPLGPNLAKSFATSISAWVTPLAALEPARVPLPGQDVPVLPYLQEDGPAGYDIEVEVELNGTVVARPPYRTMYWSPAQMLAHLTVNGASLRVGDLYASGTISGPEREQRGSFLELSWGGREPFVAGGEERTFLEDGDEVVLRYTAPGARGRIGLGEVRGRILPTV; this is encoded by the coding sequence ATGACCGACCAGCAGACCTGGGTCCCGGGAGCCGCCGGCAGCCTGTACGACGTCGACAACCTGCCCTACGCCGTCGTGACCACCGGCGAGGCGCCCGCCCGGCTCGGCGTCCGCATCGGGGACCTGGTGCTCGACCTCGGTGCCGCCGCCCGCGACCTGCGACCGGAGTGGGCCGGCCTGCTCGACGTCGCCGCGCTCAACCCGCTGCTCGCGGCGGGCCCCGCGACCTGGGCCGAGGTGCGGTCCTGGGTGGGCGACCTGCTCACCGACCCCGCCCACCGCGACCGGGTCACCCTGCTGCCGCTCGCCGACGTCGCCTGCCGGCTGCCGTTCGAGGTCGCCGACTACGTCGACTACTACGCCTCCGAGCACCACGCCACCAATGTGGGCCGGATCTTCCGGCCCGACGGCGAGGCGCTGCTCCCGAACTGGAAGCACCTCCCGGTCGGCTACCACGGCCGCGCCGGGTCGATCGTCGTCTCCGGCACCGCCATCCACCGCCCCGCCGGGCAGCGCAAGGCGCCCGACGACGCGGCGCCGGCGTACGGCCCGAGCCGGCGACTCGACATCGAGGCCGAGCTCGGCTTCGTCGTCGGCCGCGGCGTGCCGCTCGGCACCCGTGTCGCGACGGCCGAGTTCGCCGACACCGTCTTCGGCGTCGCCGGCGTCAACGACTGGTCCGCACGCGACATCCAGGCCTGGGAGTACGTCCCGCTCGGGCCCAACCTGGCGAAGTCGTTCGCGACCTCGATCAGCGCGTGGGTCACCCCGCTGGCCGCGCTGGAGCCCGCCCGGGTCCCGCTGCCGGGCCAAGACGTCCCGGTCCTGCCCTACCTGCAGGAGGACGGGCCGGCGGGCTACGACATCGAGGTCGAGGTCGAGCTGAACGGCACCGTGGTCGCGCGCCCGCCGTACCGCACCATGTACTGGTCGCCCGCCCAGATGCTCGCCCACCTCACCGTGAACGGCGCGTCGCTGCGGGTCGGCGACCTCTACGCCTCCGGCACGATCAGCGGCCCGGAGCGGGAGCAGCGCGGCTCCTTCCTCGAGCTGTCGTGGGGCGGGCGCGAACCGTTCGTCGCCGGCGGGGAGGAGCGCACCTTCCTCGAGGACGGCGACGAGGTCGTGCTGCGCTACACCGCGCCCGGCGCCCGCGGCCGGATCGGCCTCGGCGAGGTCCGTGGCAGGATCCTGCCGACCGTCTGA
- a CDS encoding homogentisate 1,2-dioxygenase, with protein MAYYRQVGEVPQKRHTQFRDPGGRLYYEELMGEEGFSSDSSLLYHRGVPSAITSAETWELPDQTRVPNHPLKPRHLRLHELTTGTDPVTDRRLVLGNADVRISYVVTGGAEAGASPLYRNAIGDECVYVEAGSGTVETVFGVLPYRAGDYVVVPRATTHRWVPAEPSRLYAIEANSHIAPPKRYLSRYGQLLEHAPYCERDLHGPTAVHLEEGTDVEVLVKHRVGGQVVGTRYAYATHPFDVVGWDGCLYPYTFNIDDYMPITGKIHQPPPVHQVFEGHNFVICNFLPRKVDYHPLAVPVPYYHSNVDSDEVMFYVAGDYEARKGSGIGLGSISLHPGGHAHGPQPQAIEASLGAEYFEESAVMVDTFAPLDLGEGGLAVEDPAYAWTWARALD; from the coding sequence ATGGCGTACTACCGGCAGGTCGGCGAGGTCCCGCAGAAGCGGCACACCCAGTTCCGCGACCCCGGCGGCAGGCTCTACTACGAGGAGCTGATGGGCGAGGAGGGCTTCTCCTCCGACTCCTCGCTGCTCTACCACCGCGGCGTCCCGTCCGCGATCACCTCCGCCGAGACCTGGGAGCTGCCCGACCAGACCCGGGTGCCCAACCACCCCCTCAAGCCGCGGCACCTGCGCCTGCACGAGCTGACCACCGGCACCGACCCGGTCACCGACCGCCGGCTCGTGCTCGGCAACGCCGACGTGCGGATCTCCTACGTCGTCACCGGCGGCGCCGAGGCCGGTGCGTCGCCGCTGTACCGCAACGCCATCGGCGACGAGTGCGTGTACGTCGAGGCCGGCTCCGGCACCGTGGAGACCGTCTTCGGCGTGCTGCCCTACCGCGCCGGCGACTACGTCGTCGTCCCCCGCGCGACCACCCACCGCTGGGTGCCCGCCGAGCCGTCGCGCCTCTACGCCATCGAGGCCAACAGCCACATCGCCCCGCCCAAGCGCTACCTGTCCCGCTACGGGCAGCTGCTCGAGCACGCGCCGTACTGCGAGCGCGACCTGCACGGACCCACCGCCGTCCACCTCGAGGAGGGCACCGACGTCGAGGTCCTGGTCAAGCACCGCGTCGGCGGCCAGGTCGTCGGCACCCGCTACGCCTACGCGACCCACCCGTTCGACGTGGTCGGCTGGGACGGCTGCCTCTACCCCTACACCTTCAACATCGACGACTACATGCCGATCACCGGCAAGATCCATCAGCCGCCGCCGGTGCACCAGGTCTTCGAGGGCCACAACTTCGTGATCTGCAACTTCCTGCCGCGCAAGGTCGACTACCACCCGCTCGCCGTGCCCGTGCCCTACTACCACTCCAATGTCGACTCCGACGAGGTCATGTTCTACGTCGCCGGCGACTACGAGGCCCGCAAGGGCTCGGGCATCGGCCTCGGCTCGATCAGCCTGCACCCCGGCGGCCACGCCCACGGCCCGCAGCCCCAGGCCATCGAGGCGTCCCTGGGCGCGGAGTACTTCGAGGAGTCCGCCGTCATGGTCGACACCTTCGCCCCGCTCGACCTCGGCGAGGGCGGCCTGGCCGTCGAGGACCCGGCGTACGCCTGGACCTGGGCCCGCGCGCTGGACTGA
- a CDS encoding DNA glycosylase AlkZ-like family protein yields MLRLDRAQARRIAVRAQLLDARRGRSVAEVVDELTLLQVDPTAAVAPSVDLVLWSRLGDGYAHSDLTFALETERSLAELSSYVRPMDDIGHLLAVAPHDLHPTIHDWLAANQGFRADVLDRLDAEGPRTAAEIPDTCQVPWASSGWNNDKNVNRLLEVLTLTGDVAISGRRGRLRVYDLPERVYPTDLDVPPYDEARAALDRRELAALGIARTGPGEVVAIDGTDGEWRVDPGALASRDEPFAGRCAFLSPFDRLVHDRDRALELFDFAYVLEMYKPAASRRWGYFALPILHDDRLVGKLDAKADRRAGLLRVHAVHEDLPWPPEVGDAVDAELTALGDWLGLEVVRG; encoded by the coding sequence GTGCTCCGGCTCGACCGGGCGCAGGCCCGGCGGATCGCGGTCCGGGCCCAGCTGCTCGACGCTCGGCGCGGCCGCTCGGTGGCGGAGGTCGTCGACGAGCTCACCCTGCTCCAGGTCGACCCGACGGCCGCCGTCGCGCCGAGCGTCGACCTGGTGCTGTGGTCGCGGCTCGGCGACGGCTACGCCCACTCCGACCTGACCTTCGCGCTGGAGACGGAGCGCTCGCTGGCCGAGCTGTCGTCGTACGTGCGGCCGATGGACGACATCGGCCACCTGCTCGCGGTGGCGCCCCACGACCTGCACCCCACGATCCACGACTGGCTGGCCGCCAACCAGGGGTTCCGCGCCGACGTCCTGGACCGGCTCGACGCCGAGGGACCGCGGACCGCGGCCGAGATCCCGGACACCTGCCAGGTGCCGTGGGCCTCCAGCGGCTGGAACAACGACAAGAACGTCAACCGACTCCTCGAGGTGCTGACCCTGACGGGCGACGTCGCGATCAGCGGGCGCCGCGGCCGGCTGCGGGTCTACGACCTGCCCGAGCGGGTCTACCCGACCGACCTCGACGTCCCGCCGTACGACGAGGCGCGGGCCGCCCTCGACCGGCGCGAGCTCGCCGCCCTGGGGATCGCCCGGACCGGGCCCGGCGAGGTCGTGGCGATCGACGGCACCGACGGCGAGTGGCGCGTCGACCCCGGCGCCCTCGCCTCGCGCGACGAGCCCTTCGCGGGCCGCTGCGCCTTCCTCTCCCCGTTCGACCGGCTGGTGCACGACCGCGACCGGGCCCTGGAGCTGTTCGACTTCGCGTACGTCCTGGAGATGTACAAGCCCGCCGCATCGCGCCGCTGGGGCTACTTCGCCCTCCCGATCCTCCACGACGACCGGCTGGTCGGGAAGCTCGACGCCAAGGCCGACCGCAGGGCCGGGCTGCTCCGGGTGCACGCGGTCCACGAGGACCTCCCGTGGCCGCCGGAGGTGGGCGACGCCGTCGACGCGGAGCTGACGGCGCTCGGCGACTGGCTGGGCCTGGAGGTCGTGCGCGGCTAG
- a CDS encoding DUF885 domain-containing protein, whose product MTRLVDARTDRFVEDLAALDPLTATYAGIPGHDGELPDLSPDGFAATEELHRRALAEVTALDAADEREEVAKAAFLERVGLTVERADAGVERGEFSVISSAIHAVREVFDLMPTETTEQWEAIGSRLAAVPAALDGYRTTLLEEAAAGRVAARRQYAEVAGQVRGWTGQEGAAGDYFAGVVAEAPEPVRAALTEAAASASAAYAEFGRFVETDLLPRGREVDGVGRDHYALASRYFLGATIDLEETYRWGWEELKRIEDDMAATAQRIVPGGSVADAVAALDADPARDCGSREAFQAWMQERSDTILADFDGLHFDIAEPIRTLQCRVAPINDGGAWYTPPSEDFSRPGTMWFSFTDEHERYSTWRETTTVFHEGVPGHHLQCAQAVHRADLLNRWQRLLCWVSGHGEGWALYAERLMDELGYFADPGDRLGFLDMQGFRAARVVVDIGVHLGLQVPADNPFGWRAGETWDADLAYEFMRGHSRMDDGSLRFEVNRYLGWPGQAPSYKVGERIWLDARAAAQARHGAAFDLKAFHTAALDLGGLGLDPLRAALARL is encoded by the coding sequence ATGACGCGACTCGTGGACGCCCGCACCGACCGCTTCGTCGAGGACCTCGCCGCGCTCGACCCGCTGACGGCGACGTACGCCGGCATCCCGGGCCACGACGGCGAGCTGCCCGACCTCTCCCCCGACGGCTTCGCCGCGACCGAGGAGCTGCACCGGCGGGCGCTGGCCGAGGTGACCGCCCTCGACGCGGCCGACGAGCGCGAGGAGGTCGCGAAGGCGGCCTTCCTGGAGCGGGTCGGGCTGACGGTCGAGCGGGCGGACGCGGGGGTCGAGCGCGGCGAGTTCTCGGTGATCTCGAGCGCGATCCACGCCGTCCGCGAGGTGTTCGACCTGATGCCGACCGAGACGACCGAGCAGTGGGAGGCGATCGGGTCGCGGCTTGCCGCGGTCCCGGCCGCGCTCGACGGCTACCGCACCACGCTGCTCGAGGAGGCGGCCGCCGGGCGGGTCGCGGCGCGGCGGCAGTACGCCGAGGTGGCCGGCCAGGTGCGCGGCTGGACCGGGCAGGAGGGCGCGGCGGGCGACTACTTCGCCGGCGTGGTGGCCGAGGCGCCGGAGCCGGTCCGCGCGGCGCTGACGGAGGCCGCGGCGAGCGCCTCGGCGGCGTACGCCGAGTTCGGGCGCTTCGTCGAGACCGACCTGCTGCCGCGGGGCCGGGAGGTCGACGGCGTCGGCCGCGACCACTACGCGCTCGCGTCCCGCTACTTCCTCGGCGCGACGATCGACCTCGAGGAGACCTACCGCTGGGGCTGGGAGGAGCTCAAGCGGATCGAGGACGACATGGCGGCGACCGCCCAGCGCATCGTCCCCGGCGGCTCGGTCGCCGACGCCGTGGCCGCGCTCGACGCCGACCCGGCCCGCGACTGCGGCAGCCGCGAGGCGTTCCAGGCCTGGATGCAGGAGCGCTCCGACACGATCCTCGCCGACTTCGACGGCCTCCACTTCGACATCGCCGAGCCGATCCGCACCCTGCAGTGCCGGGTCGCGCCGATCAACGACGGCGGCGCCTGGTACACGCCTCCCTCGGAGGACTTCTCCCGCCCCGGCACGATGTGGTTCTCCTTCACCGACGAGCACGAGCGCTACTCCACCTGGCGCGAGACGACGACGGTGTTCCACGAGGGCGTGCCGGGCCACCACCTGCAGTGCGCGCAGGCCGTGCACCGCGCCGACCTGCTCAACCGCTGGCAGCGGCTGCTGTGCTGGGTCAGCGGCCACGGCGAGGGCTGGGCGCTGTACGCCGAGCGGCTGATGGACGAGCTCGGCTACTTCGCCGATCCGGGTGACCGGCTCGGGTTCCTCGACATGCAGGGCTTCCGGGCCGCGCGGGTCGTCGTCGACATCGGTGTCCACCTGGGCCTGCAGGTCCCGGCCGACAACCCGTTCGGCTGGCGGGCCGGCGAGACCTGGGACGCCGACCTCGCCTACGAGTTCATGCGCGGGCACTCCCGGATGGACGACGGCTCGCTGCGCTTCGAGGTCAACCGCTACCTCGGCTGGCCGGGCCAGGCGCCGTCGTACAAGGTGGGCGAGCGGATCTGGCTCGACGCCCGCGCCGCCGCGCAGGCCCGCCACGGTGCGGCGTTCGACCTCAAGGCCTTCCACACCGCGGCGCTCGACCTCGGCGGGCTCGGCCTCGACCCGCTGCGGGCCGCGCTCGCGCGCCTCTGA
- a CDS encoding helix-turn-helix transcriptional regulator gives MRNTSGRVLELLGLLQSRVEWTAPELAARLGVTERTVRNDVTRLRELGYPVDGVRGRTGHYRLGAGAKLPPLLLDDEEAVAVAVGLRTLTGVAGFEESGGRALTKLEHVLPDRLRRRVTALRDATEAGPVNTDSNVDDPEVDAGVLAEIADAIRDHRGLRAFYGAEEERVELEPYRLVAWQRRWFVVGRSPATGAWAPYRVDWLALRIPGGRSFRPAPLPGDLTELVVREVARTGWAVHARLVVDAPAEDVLARINPAVGVVEPRADGRSVLVTGGDSLEIVAVWIGMLGLDFTVESPAALVEHLRVLAERYAGAVVGSTS, from the coding sequence GTGAGAAATACGTCGGGACGGGTCCTCGAGCTGCTCGGCCTGCTCCAGTCGAGGGTCGAGTGGACCGCTCCGGAGCTGGCCGCCCGGCTCGGCGTGACCGAGCGGACCGTGCGCAACGACGTGACCCGGCTGCGCGAGCTCGGCTATCCGGTCGACGGGGTGCGCGGACGCACCGGCCACTACCGGCTCGGCGCCGGCGCCAAGCTCCCGCCGCTGCTGCTGGACGACGAGGAGGCGGTCGCCGTCGCGGTCGGCCTGCGCACGCTCACCGGCGTCGCCGGCTTCGAGGAGAGCGGCGGCCGGGCGCTGACCAAGCTCGAGCACGTGCTCCCCGACCGGCTGCGCCGCCGGGTCACCGCGCTGCGCGACGCCACCGAGGCCGGCCCGGTCAACACCGACTCCAACGTCGACGACCCGGAGGTCGACGCCGGCGTGCTCGCCGAGATCGCCGACGCCATCCGCGACCACCGCGGCCTGCGCGCCTTCTACGGGGCCGAGGAGGAGCGGGTCGAGCTCGAGCCGTACCGGCTGGTCGCCTGGCAGCGGCGGTGGTTCGTGGTCGGCCGTTCGCCCGCGACCGGCGCGTGGGCGCCGTACCGGGTCGACTGGCTCGCCCTCCGCATCCCCGGCGGCCGCTCGTTCCGGCCCGCTCCCCTGCCCGGTGACCTCACCGAGCTCGTCGTACGCGAGGTCGCCCGCACCGGCTGGGCGGTGCACGCACGGCTCGTCGTCGACGCCCCCGCCGAGGACGTGCTCGCCCGGATCAACCCCGCGGTCGGCGTCGTGGAGCCCCGGGCGGACGGTCGCTCGGTGCTCGTGACCGGCGGCGACAGCCTGGAGATCGTGGCCGTGTGGATCGGCATGCTCGGGCTCGACTTCACCGTCGAGTCGCCGGCCGCGCTGGTCGAGCACCTGCGGGTGCTGGCGGAGCGTTATGCCGGTGCGGTTGTCGGCAGCACCTCCTAG
- a CDS encoding epoxide hydrolase family protein has protein sequence MNQITPFTIDIAQTDLDDLRARLDRTRFAPAVPGDSWDYGTPAAYLQDMVERWKDFDWRAVEARLDAYDGFVTDIDGQRIHFLHVRSKHADATPLLLAHAYPGSQLDFLDMIEPLVDPEAHGGTADQAFHLVIPSMPGFGFSAPVVDTGWTMKRVAAAYDVLMGRLGYDEYGIHGSDAGALVGRELAVANPEGFRGAHVLHLFSFPSGDPAEFEGFGPKEYAALEHMQWFQSVGGYNQMNGTRPQTVAAGLADSPVAVLAYSELFESFGNGTSLVSPEQVLAQATLYWLTNTYGSAARYHYEEQHAGAEPVVSTGRIGVAVFKDDFQTIRSLAERDNAGIAHWSEFPRGGHFAAMEVPEDVVADLRVFFS, from the coding sequence ATGAACCAGATCACGCCCTTCACCATCGACATCGCGCAGACCGACCTCGACGACCTCCGCGCCCGCCTCGACCGCACCCGCTTCGCCCCCGCCGTCCCCGGCGACTCGTGGGACTACGGCACCCCGGCGGCCTACCTCCAGGACATGGTCGAGCGCTGGAAGGACTTCGACTGGCGCGCGGTCGAGGCCCGCCTCGACGCCTACGACGGCTTCGTCACCGACATCGACGGCCAGCGGATCCACTTCCTCCACGTCCGCTCGAAGCACGCCGACGCCACGCCCCTGCTGCTCGCCCACGCCTACCCCGGATCGCAGCTCGACTTCCTCGACATGATCGAGCCGCTCGTCGACCCCGAGGCCCACGGCGGCACCGCCGACCAGGCCTTCCACCTCGTGATCCCGTCGATGCCGGGCTTCGGCTTCTCGGCCCCGGTGGTCGACACCGGCTGGACGATGAAGCGCGTCGCGGCGGCGTACGACGTGCTGATGGGCCGCCTCGGCTACGACGAGTACGGCATCCACGGCAGCGACGCCGGCGCGCTGGTCGGCCGGGAGCTCGCGGTCGCGAACCCCGAGGGCTTCCGCGGCGCGCACGTGCTGCACCTGTTCTCCTTCCCCAGCGGCGACCCGGCGGAGTTCGAGGGCTTCGGCCCGAAGGAGTACGCCGCGCTCGAGCACATGCAGTGGTTCCAGTCGGTCGGCGGCTACAACCAGATGAACGGCACCCGCCCGCAGACCGTCGCCGCCGGCCTCGCCGACTCGCCGGTCGCGGTGCTCGCCTACAGCGAGCTGTTCGAGAGCTTCGGCAACGGCACCAGCCTGGTCTCGCCCGAGCAGGTCCTCGCCCAGGCGACCCTCTACTGGCTGACCAACACCTACGGCTCGGCCGCCCGCTACCACTACGAGGAGCAGCACGCCGGTGCCGAGCCGGTCGTCAGCACCGGCCGGATCGGCGTCGCGGTCTTCAAGGACGACTTCCAGACCATCCGCTCGCTCGCCGAGCGCGACAACGCCGGCATCGCGCACTGGTCGGAGTTCCCGCGGGGCGGGCACTTCGCCGCGATGGAGGTGCCCGAGGACGTCGTCGCCGACCTGCGGGTCTTCTTCTCGTGA
- a CDS encoding maleylpyruvate isomerase family mycothiol-dependent enzyme, translated as MADLTALAAMAAASAAYRRLAERARTADPDLPTRLTGWSVGDLVDHVAWGAAMEAAAVRAVAGLPAADPVSPSLVEAVTAFEQAAGLQVDPAAAVVLPAGTVPFAYAAPLFAFEAAVHSADLDHALTGEDPPLSADELSACAVVIGPMLDLLASTAPVGEVVIDLVGLGDGIRLSTNGTEDGAAGAWQQSVPDGRRAATTLTGSAQDVVLFASGRIGANRLQVRGEAEHAERFKAYFPGP; from the coding sequence GTGGCGGACCTGACGGCGTTGGCGGCGATGGCGGCGGCGAGCGCGGCGTACCGGCGACTCGCGGAGCGAGCGCGCACGGCGGACCCTGACCTGCCGACTCGGCTGACCGGCTGGTCCGTCGGCGATCTCGTCGACCACGTCGCCTGGGGCGCGGCCATGGAGGCGGCTGCCGTCCGGGCGGTCGCCGGCCTGCCCGCCGCGGACCCGGTCTCGCCCTCGCTCGTCGAGGCGGTCACGGCGTTCGAGCAGGCGGCGGGTCTCCAGGTCGACCCGGCGGCGGCCGTCGTCCTTCCCGCCGGCACCGTGCCCTTCGCGTACGCCGCGCCGCTGTTCGCCTTCGAGGCGGCTGTCCACTCCGCCGACCTCGACCACGCACTGACCGGCGAGGATCCGCCTCTGAGCGCCGACGAGCTGAGCGCCTGCGCGGTCGTCATCGGCCCGATGCTCGACCTGCTCGCCTCGACCGCTCCTGTCGGCGAAGTCGTCATCGATCTGGTCGGCCTCGGCGACGGCATCCGGCTGAGCACCAACGGCACCGAGGACGGCGCGGCGGGTGCCTGGCAGCAGAGCGTGCCCGACGGCCGGCGGGCGGCGACCACCCTGACGGGCAGTGCGCAGGACGTGGTGCTGTTCGCGTCCGGGCGGATCGGCGCGAACCGGCTGCAGGTGCGGGGCGAGGCCGAGCACGCCGAGCGCTTCAAGGCCTACTTCCCCGGCCCCTGA
- a CDS encoding AfsR/SARP family transcriptional regulator, with amino-acid sequence MRVTVLGSVGVTGVPGAVPAGEIARRVLAVLAAEANRPVSPARLAALVWPSGERPRDNSLQAHISRWRRTLGAHRIVYGAAGYTLLLGPGEIDALEFEEIAAAARAARGRGDLGTGIELAQQSLALWRGPAFAALADDDCVRGRRAELETARATVHLDLLEMLCETGAYERVVPEAVAVVEAEPWNEPVHRVLARAHYGRGDQVAALEVLSGLEARLRADLGLDLGPASQLLRQQILRQEPALGPLPERVPGSTAALATGWADRIAELPRLTQRVLQAAALSDAGLDTTLDTARTAHALAIDGPALADALAPALAAGIVVRTDDGVRFADVGVRERVVDLVPPGEALALHRRLGEGLLAQGGEHDLMRRAADHLAAAASLDTSTALRAVEVDRRIAQVSMSRAQYAAAVRHARRALTNSTHLTRDRATRLDRAGLLLTVGDALHRSGDLDDAMTAFRAAAEVPGVPPEVLIRSALAHEECSLHARRPRTGARDPSIELLEHALRVVDAEHPAYVELLASLAQALTFAGRGDRALGLIDAAVTRARDSADPETLARTLLRGVAAHDPVTGAAERFELAREAAAVASAADADELELDALAAWVPELMRARRADEAEQVVGRIEHLADVQGNVLHRCKVPMWRAALAHAAGRHDEAEVLIEDFREAGERDGYDDTPRVHGFQSILLALGRRTPERAADILARFDHDQAFEPWRAAALTVAHATGDRAAAQRILVPWSARRFALSRPFSGIQTFCACLVAEAVAEYGDAAARERLAELIRPGVGQNQVLGAGAAVLGDGAHFLGILGRQTGDSGGGPDGVGGDGGGERGVPATRGASAHGGP; translated from the coding sequence ATGCGCGTCACCGTCCTGGGCTCAGTCGGCGTCACCGGCGTACCGGGAGCGGTGCCGGCAGGCGAGATCGCACGGCGCGTGCTGGCGGTCCTCGCCGCCGAGGCCAATCGGCCGGTATCGCCGGCGCGACTCGCCGCCCTGGTGTGGCCGAGCGGGGAGCGGCCACGCGACAACAGTCTCCAGGCGCACATCTCTCGCTGGCGCAGGACGCTGGGCGCGCACCGCATCGTGTACGGCGCCGCCGGCTACACCCTGCTCCTCGGTCCCGGCGAGATCGACGCCCTGGAGTTCGAGGAGATCGCCGCGGCCGCACGCGCGGCGCGCGGCCGCGGCGATCTCGGGACCGGCATCGAGCTGGCCCAGCAGTCGCTGGCGCTGTGGCGGGGGCCGGCGTTCGCCGCACTGGCCGACGACGACTGCGTCCGCGGGCGCCGGGCCGAGCTCGAGACCGCCCGAGCGACGGTTCACCTCGATCTGCTCGAGATGCTGTGCGAGACCGGCGCCTACGAGCGGGTCGTGCCCGAGGCGGTCGCCGTCGTGGAGGCCGAGCCGTGGAACGAGCCGGTTCACAGGGTTCTCGCCCGGGCCCACTACGGTCGCGGCGACCAGGTCGCCGCGCTCGAGGTGCTCTCCGGCCTCGAGGCGCGGCTGCGCGCGGACCTCGGACTCGACCTCGGCCCGGCATCGCAACTGCTGCGCCAGCAGATCCTCCGTCAGGAGCCGGCGCTGGGCCCGCTCCCCGAGCGGGTGCCGGGCTCGACGGCGGCACTGGCCACGGGCTGGGCGGATCGGATCGCCGAGCTGCCCAGGCTGACGCAGCGGGTACTCCAAGCCGCCGCCCTGTCCGACGCCGGCCTGGACACGACCCTGGACACCGCACGGACAGCACACGCGCTGGCCATCGACGGCCCGGCCCTGGCCGACGCCCTCGCACCGGCGTTGGCGGCCGGCATCGTCGTACGCACCGACGACGGCGTGCGTTTCGCCGATGTCGGCGTCCGCGAGCGGGTCGTCGATCTGGTGCCGCCGGGCGAGGCGCTCGCCCTGCACCGGCGGCTGGGCGAGGGCCTCCTGGCGCAGGGCGGCGAGCACGACCTGATGCGCCGCGCGGCCGACCACCTGGCCGCGGCCGCATCCCTCGACACCTCGACCGCGCTGCGGGCCGTCGAGGTAGACCGGCGAATCGCGCAGGTGTCGATGTCCCGCGCCCAGTACGCCGCCGCGGTCCGCCATGCCCGCCGCGCCCTGACCAACTCCACGCACCTCACCCGCGACCGTGCGACCAGGCTGGACCGGGCAGGACTGCTGCTCACCGTGGGCGACGCACTGCACCGGTCCGGCGACCTCGACGACGCGATGACCGCCTTCCGTGCGGCGGCGGAGGTGCCGGGCGTCCCCCCGGAGGTCCTGATCCGCTCCGCCCTCGCGCACGAAGAGTGCTCCCTGCACGCCCGGCGCCCGCGGACCGGGGCCCGCGATCCGTCCATCGAGCTTCTGGAGCACGCCCTGCGGGTCGTCGACGCCGAGCATCCGGCCTACGTCGAACTGCTGGCGTCGCTCGCCCAGGCGCTCACGTTCGCGGGCCGCGGCGACCGGGCCCTCGGGCTCATCGACGCGGCGGTGACGAGGGCGCGCGACTCCGCCGACCCGGAGACCCTCGCCCGCACCCTCCTGCGCGGCGTCGCCGCCCACGACCCGGTGACCGGCGCCGCCGAGCGGTTCGAGCTGGCGCGGGAGGCGGCCGCGGTGGCCAGCGCCGCCGACGCCGACGAGCTCGAGCTGGACGCGCTCGCCGCCTGGGTCCCCGAGCTGATGCGGGCCCGCCGCGCGGACGAGGCCGAGCAGGTCGTGGGGCGCATCGAGCACCTCGCGGACGTGCAGGGCAACGTGCTGCACCGCTGCAAGGTCCCGATGTGGCGAGCCGCGCTCGCGCACGCCGCAGGCCGCCACGACGAGGCCGAGGTGCTGATCGAGGACTTCCGCGAGGCGGGCGAGCGCGACGGCTACGACGACACGCCCCGCGTCCACGGCTTCCAGTCGATCCTGCTCGCGCTCGGGCGTCGTACGCCGGAGCGCGCCGCCGACATCCTGGCACGCTTCGACCACGACCAGGCCTTCGAGCCGTGGCGCGCGGCCGCCCTCACTGTGGCGCACGCGACGGGCGACCGCGCCGCTGCGCAGCGGATCCTGGTGCCCTGGTCGGCCCGGCGCTTCGCGCTGTCGCGGCCCTTCTCCGGCATCCAGACGTTCTGCGCCTGCCTGGTCGCCGAGGCCGTCGCGGAGTACGGCGACGCCGCCGCCCGCGAGCGCCTGGCCGAGCTGATCCGGCCCGGCGTCGGCCAGAATCAGGTCCTCGGCGCGGGTGCGGCCGTGCTCGGCGACGGGGCGCACTTCCTGGGGATCCTCGGACGACAGACGGGAGACAGCGGTGGCGGACCTGACGGCGTTGGCGGCGATGGCGGCGGCGAGCGCGGCGTACCGGCGACTCGCGGAGCGAGCGCGCACGGCGGACCCTGA